In Clostridium sp. JN-1, one genomic interval encodes:
- a CDS encoding 4Fe-4S binding protein, which yields MKIVVIKNNCPQNHKCPAVEMCPANALTQYNFNAPVVNHEQCLQCGKCVKLCPMGALKIV from the coding sequence ATGAAAATAGTTGTTATAAAAAATAATTGTCCACAAAACCATAAATGTCCTGCAGTAGAAATGTGTCCTGCAAATGCTCTAACTCAATACAATTTCAATGCACCTGTTGTAAATCATGAACAATGTCTACAATGCGGCAAATGTGTCAAACTATGTCCAATGGGAGCTTTAAAAATTGTTTAG
- a CDS encoding HD-GYP domain-containing protein — protein MSFKKSSLLISKLKPGMISASDITFEGKLLVAKNVAITEQAIEKLKKNYIINKVDVYIEDTTEFHDNSKVKSYEEPSNLKIKTIHELENTFNEFSSNLKDIFNDISNLKVPEIDPIRVFSKKLQNELKSTGIVIRNIIFYGSKGDPIYRHSINTAAISYILGKWLNFSEKELNLLTYSAIFHDFGKMQLSKNLLNKFPNLTQKEYETYKSHVVLGYNFVKRIPYLNFSVTCGVLMHHEKMDGLGYPFGIKEDKIHKFAKIIAIADLFDNISSDRYFKKANGPFEALKFIQDEGLGKLDCKYCNVFLSHIINYYIGENVILSNNKSYKVIQVNITDLTKPLLLDNNGFLDLRNENDLYVKKLVP, from the coding sequence ATGTCATTTAAAAAAAGTTCATTACTAATTAGCAAACTAAAACCGGGAATGATATCAGCAAGCGACATTACATTTGAAGGTAAATTATTAGTTGCAAAAAATGTAGCTATTACAGAACAAGCTATAGAAAAGTTAAAGAAAAATTATATTATTAATAAAGTAGATGTTTATATAGAAGATACAACAGAATTTCATGATAATTCTAAAGTGAAATCTTATGAAGAACCTTCAAATTTAAAAATTAAAACAATACATGAACTTGAAAATACATTTAATGAATTTTCTTCAAATCTTAAAGATATTTTTAATGATATTTCAAATCTAAAAGTTCCAGAAATAGATCCTATAAGAGTATTTTCAAAGAAGCTGCAAAACGAATTAAAATCCACAGGAATAGTTATTAGAAATATAATTTTTTATGGCAGCAAGGGTGATCCTATCTATAGACACAGTATAAATACAGCAGCTATAAGCTATATACTTGGTAAATGGTTGAACTTTAGTGAAAAAGAATTGAATTTATTAACGTATTCTGCAATATTCCATGACTTTGGGAAAATGCAATTAAGCAAAAATTTACTAAATAAGTTTCCAAATCTTACGCAAAAAGAATATGAAACTTATAAATCCCATGTGGTGCTGGGATACAACTTTGTAAAACGAATTCCATACCTAAACTTTTCTGTAACTTGTGGTGTATTAATGCATCATGAAAAAATGGATGGTTTAGGTTATCCTTTTGGAATTAAGGAAGATAAAATTCATAAATTTGCAAAAATAATAGCTATTGCGGATTTATTTGATAATATTAGCTCAGATAGATATTTTAAAAAGGCCAATGGTCCATTTGAAGCATTAAAATTCATTCAAGATGAAGGGCTTGGTAAACTAGACTGTAAATACTGTAATGTATTTCTAAGTCACATAATAAATTATTATATAGGTGAAAATGTAATTTTAAGTAACAACAAATCATACAAAGTAATTCAAGTTAATATAACTGATTTAACAAAACCGCTGCTGCTTGATAACAATGGATTTCTTGATTTAAGAAATGAAAATGACTTATATGTTAAAAAATTAGTACCTTAA
- a CDS encoding ATP-binding cassette domain-containing protein, which translates to MSLLEFENVSYFNDGKSILKDISFKIDQGDFVSIVGHSGSGKSTFLKLCSYLISPTGGNIKYKNKCCLEYNPIEWRKNIAYCFQTPHLFGDTVIDNLKFPYTIRNTKFNLNRVKKLFSSFKLDESYLDKEVKNLSGGEKQRIALIRTLLFEPEVLLLDEVTSALDVDNTSIVEGVIQSLNEKGITILWVTHNPKQSKKYANKLLTIEDGRIKSLEVLK; encoded by the coding sequence TTGTCTTTACTAGAATTTGAAAATGTATCTTATTTTAATGATGGAAAATCTATATTAAAAGATATATCATTTAAAATTGATCAAGGTGATTTTGTTTCTATAGTAGGTCATTCTGGAAGTGGTAAGAGCACATTTTTAAAATTGTGTTCATACCTTATAAGTCCTACAGGAGGAAATATAAAATATAAAAATAAATGCTGCTTGGAATATAATCCAATAGAATGGAGAAAAAATATAGCTTATTGTTTTCAAACTCCACATCTTTTTGGGGATACTGTTATAGATAACTTGAAATTTCCATACACCATAAGAAATACTAAATTTAATCTAAATAGGGTAAAGAAACTTTTTTCAAGTTTTAAATTAGATGAGTCCTATTTGGATAAAGAAGTTAAAAACCTTTCAGGAGGAGAAAAACAGAGAATAGCACTTATAAGAACACTGCTATTTGAACCAGAAGTACTTTTATTAGATGAAGTTACATCAGCTCTAGATGTAGATAATACATCAATTGTTGAAGGTGTAATTCAGTCTTTAAATGAAAAAGGTATTACAATTTTATGGGTAACTCATAACCCGAAACAAAGTAAAAAATATGCAAATAAATTATTGACAATAGAAGATGGCAGGATAAAATCACTGGAGGTGTTAAAATGA
- the fetB gene encoding iron export ABC transporter permease subunit FetB, with protein MNGSAEMNISSLLISSVLVLISLGFSYFQKLKLEKETIIGAIRAVVQLTIVGYLLNYIFGLKNPLFTTFLLLFMIFNASYNSAKRSIKLKSGLWISFVSISIGTIITLAVLLFSKAIKYEPYQIIPIGGMIISNSMVAIGLCFNQMSLNFKNKKEEVETKLALGADILPASINIIRDSIKTGMLPTVDSTKTLGIVSLPGMMTGLILAGTSPINAVRYQIMVTFMMLSTTSIASFIACYLYYTNFFNDKKQLI; from the coding sequence ATGAATGGTTCAGCTGAAATGAATATTTCATCACTTCTTATATCATCAGTACTTGTTTTGATTTCACTTGGCTTTTCGTATTTCCAAAAGCTAAAACTTGAAAAAGAAACAATTATTGGTGCAATAAGAGCTGTAGTTCAATTAACTATTGTTGGATATCTTTTAAATTACATATTCGGATTAAAAAACCCGCTGTTTACTACATTTTTACTATTATTTATGATTTTTAATGCCTCATATAATTCTGCAAAGAGAAGTATAAAATTAAAAAGTGGTTTATGGATATCATTTGTTTCAATATCAATTGGAACTATTATTACTTTGGCTGTACTCTTATTTTCTAAGGCAATTAAGTATGAACCATATCAAATAATACCTATAGGAGGAATGATAATAAGTAATTCAATGGTAGCAATAGGATTATGCTTTAATCAAATGAGCTTGAATTTTAAAAATAAGAAAGAAGAAGTTGAGACTAAACTAGCGCTTGGTGCAGATATTTTACCAGCATCAATAAATATAATAAGGGACTCTATTAAAACTGGAATGCTTCCTACTGTAGATTCAACAAAAACACTTGGAATTGTATCATTACCTGGAATGATGACAGGACTTATTTTAGCAGGAACGTCACCTATAAATGCTGTTAGATATCAGATAATGGTTACATTTATGATGCTTTCAACTACATCTATAGCATCATTTATAGCATGCTATTTGTACTATACCAACTTCTTCAATGATAAAAAACAATTGATATAA
- a CDS encoding HesA/MoeB/ThiF family protein, with the protein MLTEKMREKYARHLVLKEIGENGQEKLLNSKVLVIGTGGLGSPASEYLTAAGIGTLGLVDFDKVDLSNLQRQIVHMTKNIGTLKVLSAKETLSNLNPDMNIITYNERLDFNNINDVINDVDYDFILDCTDNFESKFLINDACVNLKKPFSYGGVIRFNGQTMTYVPNKGPCYRCIFLNPPSKGAVPTSKEVGIVGTTPGVIGTIQATEAIKYIIGIGKLLTGYLLIYDGLKMEFRKIKTSIRKNCKACS; encoded by the coding sequence ATGCTGACAGAAAAGATGCGTGAAAAATATGCAAGACACCTTGTATTAAAAGAAATTGGAGAAAATGGTCAAGAAAAGCTTTTAAATTCCAAAGTATTGGTTATTGGAACTGGAGGACTTGGTTCTCCAGCTTCAGAATACCTTACTGCTGCTGGTATTGGAACACTTGGACTTGTTGATTTTGATAAAGTAGATCTATCAAATCTCCAAAGGCAAATAGTTCACATGACAAAAAATATTGGAACATTAAAAGTTTTATCTGCAAAAGAAACTCTTTCAAATTTGAATCCAGATATGAATATAATAACTTACAATGAACGCCTTGACTTTAACAATATAAATGACGTAATAAATGACGTAGATTATGATTTCATTTTAGACTGCACGGACAACTTTGAATCAAAATTTCTCATAAATGATGCTTGTGTTAATCTAAAAAAACCTTTTTCTTATGGCGGTGTCATAAGATTTAATGGTCAAACTATGACTTATGTTCCTAATAAAGGACCCTGCTATAGATGCATATTTTTAAATCCACCTTCAAAAGGTGCTGTTCCAACTTCAAAAGAAGTTGGAATAGTGGGAACTACCCCAGGGGTTATAGGTACTATTCAAGCAACTGAAGCTATAAAATATATCATTGGAATAGGGAAACTACTCACTGGATATCTTTTAATATACGATGGTCTTAAAATGGAGTTTAGAAAAATTAAAACATCCATAAGAAAAAACTGCAAAGCTTGCAGTTAA
- a CDS encoding thiamine phosphate synthase, giving the protein MGKKLYMVTNRKLAPPKKLFHIIDEAVLGGIDAIILREKDLNCNQIIQIGNEIRRITEIRNTPLIVNGNLDAALKLNAEGFQTSYENYMNSGIKFKGIIGVSVHSTTEAVNAYKKGASYLLAGHVFETNCKKGLKGRGISFLEDILSKVTIPVIAIGGINEDNIDSVLKTGVSGAAVMSLIMTSSDPFITTNNLKKHFKEVKTEECKC; this is encoded by the coding sequence ATGGGTAAAAAATTGTACATGGTCACAAATAGAAAATTAGCCCCCCCAAAAAAATTATTTCATATAATAGACGAGGCAGTTTTAGGTGGTATTGATGCCATAATACTCAGAGAAAAGGATCTTAATTGTAATCAAATAATTCAAATAGGAAATGAAATTAGAAGGATTACTGAAATCAGGAATACACCTCTTATAGTAAATGGTAACCTCGATGCCGCTTTAAAATTAAATGCTGAAGGATTTCAGACAAGTTATGAAAATTATATGAATAGTGGAATTAAGTTTAAAGGCATTATTGGAGTGTCTGTACACAGTACTACAGAAGCCGTAAATGCATATAAAAAAGGAGCCAGCTATCTTCTTGCAGGTCATGTTTTTGAAACGAACTGCAAAAAAGGACTCAAAGGCAGGGGAATTTCATTTTTAGAAGATATATTAAGTAAAGTTACAATACCAGTCATAGCTATAGGTGGAATAAATGAAGATAACATAGACAGCGTATTAAAAACCGGAGTTAGTGGTGCTGCAGTTATGTCTCTTATTATGACTTCAAGCGATCCATTTATCACAACAAACAACTTAAAAAAACACTTTAAAGAAGTTAAAACGGAGGAATGCAAATGCTGA
- the thiH gene encoding 2-iminoacetate synthase ThiH, which translates to MSFYDVVQKYKEFDYDKFFNNVTDSQIERIISKDSINEMEFLALLSPAAEKHIEEMAQKAHNISIKYFGKNVVLYTPMYVANYCENRCAYCGYNCTNKINRKVLTIGEVDKEAKAVYDMGFRHVILLTGESRIYSPVSYIRDCVKILKKYFSSICLEIYSLTKEEYSELIKAGADSLTMYQETYNEEVYSKVHLAGPKKNYRYRLETPERACEAGMYSIGLGPLYGLYDWHREAFLGGLHGAYIQNKFKGVDVNFSVPRIRPHAGTFNDLHEISDKNMVQILLALKLFVPRSGTNITTRECMEMRNNLIQLGVTKMSAGVSTEVGGHTQVNPGEEQFDISDKRSLTEIKDVIVSKGYFPVMKDWGL; encoded by the coding sequence ATGAGTTTTTATGATGTAGTTCAAAAATATAAGGAATTTGACTATGATAAATTTTTTAATAATGTTACAGATTCACAAATTGAAAGAATAATTTCAAAAGATAGCATAAATGAAATGGAGTTTTTAGCACTACTTTCTCCAGCTGCTGAAAAACATATTGAAGAAATGGCACAGAAAGCTCATAACATATCCATTAAGTATTTTGGTAAAAATGTTGTACTATATACTCCAATGTATGTTGCCAACTATTGTGAAAATAGATGCGCATACTGCGGATATAACTGCACAAATAAAATAAATAGAAAAGTTTTAACCATTGGAGAAGTAGACAAAGAGGCTAAAGCAGTATATGACATGGGGTTCAGGCATGTAATACTTCTAACTGGAGAATCCAGAATATATTCGCCAGTCTCATATATAAGAGATTGTGTAAAGATTTTAAAAAAATATTTCAGTTCAATATGTCTTGAAATATATTCACTAACAAAAGAAGAATACAGCGAATTGATAAAAGCTGGTGCAGACAGCCTTACAATGTACCAGGAAACATATAATGAAGAAGTTTATTCAAAAGTGCATCTTGCTGGTCCAAAGAAAAACTATAGATATAGACTTGAAACTCCTGAAAGAGCTTGTGAAGCTGGTATGTATTCTATAGGTCTCGGTCCATTATATGGTCTTTACGATTGGCACAGGGAAGCTTTTCTTGGAGGACTTCACGGTGCATATATTCAAAATAAGTTTAAAGGAGTCGATGTAAACTTTTCAGTTCCAAGAATAAGACCTCATGCTGGAACATTTAATGACCTTCATGAAATAAGCGATAAAAATATGGTTCAAATATTACTTGCCCTTAAACTATTTGTACCAAGATCTGGCACAAACATAACAACACGTGAATGTATGGAAATGCGTAACAATCTTATCCAACTTGGAGTAACTAAAATGTCAGCGGGAGTATCTACAGAAGTTGGAGGACATACTCAGGTAAATCCAGGTGAAGAACAATTTGATATATCTGATAAAAGAAGTCTTACTGAAATTAAGGATGTAATAGTATCCAAAGGATATTTCCCAGTAATGAAAGATTGGGGACTATGA
- a CDS encoding thiazole synthase: protein MDELVIANKKINSRFFVGTGKFTSNKIIPEVLKSSEAQVVTVAMRRIDIHSTDSDDNILNFINKDCILVANTSGARNAEEAIRLAHISKAMGCGNWVKIEVIPDNKYLLPDNYETIKAAETLAKEGFVVLPYINPDLMDAKRLVDIGASAVMPLGAPIGTNRGLKTKELLRILINEIDIPIVVDAGIGKPSHAAEAMEMGADAVLANTALAAAENPVLIAEAFKLAVQAGRKAFLAKPGIEREFAAPSSPLTGFLR from the coding sequence ATGGATGAATTAGTAATAGCAAATAAAAAAATAAATAGCAGATTTTTTGTTGGAACTGGGAAATTTACATCAAATAAAATAATTCCAGAGGTACTTAAAAGTTCCGAAGCTCAAGTTGTAACAGTAGCCATGAGACGTATAGATATTCACTCTACAGATTCAGATGACAATATATTAAATTTTATAAATAAAGATTGCATACTTGTTGCAAATACATCAGGTGCTAGAAATGCTGAAGAAGCTATAAGACTTGCACATATTTCCAAGGCAATGGGATGTGGAAACTGGGTAAAAATCGAAGTAATTCCAGATAACAAATATCTTCTTCCGGATAACTATGAAACTATAAAAGCTGCTGAAACTCTTGCAAAAGAAGGATTTGTAGTACTTCCTTATATAAATCCAGATTTAATGGATGCAAAAAGGCTTGTAGATATTGGTGCTTCAGCAGTAATGCCTCTTGGTGCACCTATAGGTACTAACAGAGGGCTTAAAACTAAGGAACTTCTAAGAATTTTAATTAATGAAATAGATATTCCAATTGTCGTAGATGCTGGTATAGGCAAACCATCTCATGCTGCAGAAGCTATGGAAATGGGTGCTGATGCAGTACTTGCCAATACTGCTCTTGCAGCAGCTGAAAATCCAGTACTTATAGCTGAAGCTTTCAAACTTGCAGTACAAGCAGGTAGGAAAGCATTCCTTGCAAAGCCGGGCATTGAAAGAGAATTTGCTGCCCCATCATCTCCTCTTACAGGATTTTTAAGATAG
- the thiS gene encoding sulfur carrier protein ThiS: MIVNGEEMNFADNLTVSELLDKLNINEETVVVESDLNIVDKDNYKIKKLSSGSKVEIIRYVGGG; encoded by the coding sequence GTGATTGTAAATGGAGAAGAAATGAATTTTGCTGACAACTTAACTGTATCTGAGTTATTGGACAAACTAAACATAAATGAAGAAACAGTTGTAGTTGAATCGGATTTGAATATAGTAGATAAAGATAATTATAAAATTAAAAAGCTTTCAAGTGGTTCTAAAGTAGAAATTATCCGTTACGTCGGAGGCGGTTAA
- a CDS encoding (2Fe-2S) ferredoxin domain-containing protein produces MYNKFLCIFIVQGENMIIISICVGSACYLKGSQNVIESLQNLILKYQLKSFVELRGSFCLGYCAHDVSVKINEEEKVYSVNENNIDKFFENEILGRIKK; encoded by the coding sequence ATGTATAATAAATTTTTATGTATTTTTATTGTACAAGGTGAAAATATGATAATAATTAGTATTTGTGTAGGAAGTGCGTGTTATTTAAAAGGCTCACAAAATGTAATAGAAAGTCTTCAAAATTTAATTTTAAAATATCAATTAAAAAGTTTTGTAGAATTGAGGGGATCTTTTTGTTTAGGATATTGTGCACATGATGTTTCAGTGAAAATTAATGAAGAAGAAAAAGTATATTCTGTTAATGAAAATAATATAGACAAATTTTTTGAAAACGAAATATTGGGGAGGATAAAAAAATGA
- a CDS encoding [Fe-Fe] hydrogenase large subunit C-terminal domain-containing protein: MKYMNFSSANCKNCYKCLRSCPVKAIKFKNEQAEIVEDRCIACSHCLGICPQDARHIVSDLERVKYAVASGKKVIASVAPSFPGAFDINANKFVHLLKKLGFKYVEETAAGADVVSNLYKEYIKSENKRVYISTACPSANYLIEKYFPSLIPYMIPVVSPMIAHGKLLKEVYGQDSFVVFIGPCIAKKIETQSLKNKEVVDAVLSFEEIPSWIQSLNMQIEDLEEEFDENSFMNGRNYPMLGGIVKCISSAIEEKKLETISVSGIEECMELFKSIEKKEIDHVFIEVNACKGSCIGGPKMINNEKGYYKRVQKVKKYISSKCFTNKSKIHLNNHIDFAAVFTDKQIKKQKASEDEIEKIMNMMGKYSEEDELNCGVCGYNTCKEKAQAVFEGMAETNMCLHYMRSKAESVRNVIFENSLNCIIFLDGHMKVKDINPAAEDIFMIKIQNIKNKPISLIMDDEDFKYVKKTEKSILGKKISNPKYNVNFIETVVYLRKQDMVMVALVNITEEEKNREKILKFKENTINTTQEVIEKQMRAAQEIASLLGETTAETKMALTKLKKLVEDQKGCDG; this comes from the coding sequence ATGAAGTACATGAACTTTTCCAGTGCGAATTGCAAAAACTGCTATAAGTGCTTACGTTCATGTCCGGTAAAGGCTATAAAATTTAAAAATGAGCAAGCTGAAATTGTAGAAGATAGATGTATAGCATGCAGTCATTGTCTGGGAATATGTCCTCAAGATGCAAGACATATAGTAAGTGATTTGGAAAGAGTTAAATATGCTGTAGCTTCTGGTAAAAAAGTTATAGCAAGTGTGGCACCTTCTTTTCCAGGAGCTTTTGATATAAACGCTAACAAGTTTGTTCACTTACTAAAAAAGTTAGGTTTTAAATATGTGGAAGAAACAGCAGCTGGAGCAGATGTAGTTTCTAATTTATATAAAGAATATATAAAAAGTGAAAATAAACGAGTATATATATCTACGGCATGTCCTTCTGCTAACTATTTGATTGAAAAGTATTTTCCAAGTTTAATTCCTTATATGATTCCGGTAGTGTCACCAATGATTGCTCATGGAAAATTATTAAAAGAGGTATATGGACAAGATAGTTTTGTAGTGTTTATTGGACCCTGTATAGCTAAAAAAATTGAAACTCAGAGTCTTAAAAATAAAGAAGTAGTAGATGCAGTACTATCTTTTGAAGAAATTCCAAGTTGGATTCAAAGTTTGAATATGCAGATAGAAGATTTAGAAGAAGAATTTGATGAAAATTCATTTATGAATGGAAGAAACTATCCAATGTTAGGTGGTATAGTAAAATGTATATCTTCTGCTATAGAAGAAAAAAAGTTAGAAACTATATCTGTAAGTGGAATAGAAGAATGTATGGAATTATTTAAAAGTATTGAGAAAAAAGAAATTGATCATGTTTTTATTGAAGTTAACGCTTGCAAGGGAAGTTGTATAGGTGGACCTAAAATGATTAATAATGAAAAAGGATATTATAAAAGGGTCCAAAAGGTTAAGAAATATATTAGCAGCAAGTGTTTTACTAATAAAAGTAAGATACATCTAAACAATCATATAGATTTTGCTGCAGTATTCACAGATAAGCAGATAAAAAAACAAAAGGCATCAGAAGATGAAATAGAAAAAATAATGAACATGATGGGCAAGTATAGTGAAGAAGATGAACTTAATTGTGGAGTATGTGGATATAATACTTGTAAAGAGAAGGCTCAAGCTGTATTTGAAGGTATGGCAGAAACAAATATGTGTCTTCATTATATGAGAAGTAAAGCTGAAAGTGTAAGAAATGTTATATTTGAAAATAGTTTAAACTGTATTATATTTTTAGATGGACACATGAAAGTTAAAGATATTAATCCAGCAGCTGAAGATATTTTTATGATAAAAATTCAAAATATAAAAAATAAACCTATATCATTAATCATGGATGATGAAGACTTTAAATATGTTAAAAAAACTGAAAAAAGTATATTGGGTAAAAAAATTTCTAATCCTAAATATAATGTGAATTTTATAGAAACTGTTGTATATCTCAGAAAACAGGATATGGTGATGGTTGCACTAGTAAATATTACAGAAGAAGAAAAAAATAGAGAGAAGATTTTAAAGTTTAAAGAAAATACCATAAATACGACTCAAGAAGTTATAGAAAAGCAAATGAGAGCAGCACAAGAGATAGCAAGCTTACTCGGAGAAACTACTGCAGAAACTAAAATGGCATTAACCAAATTAAAGAAACTAGTAGAAGATCAGAAGGGGTGTGACGGTTAG
- a CDS encoding SpoIIE family protein phosphatase, protein MELFVDAAYGTLIKHGEELPGDMVNVIRLEDCTIVVMADGLGSGVKANILATLTSKIAGTMLKEGADIYETVDTIANTLPVCKVRNIAYSTFTLIKVYDNGQAYIAEYDNPPIFVIRNGKSMDIKKNEIVVNGKIIRESNILLEENDIITIVSDGVVHAGLGNILNFGWQWKDVETYLKKRSLNNLSSQEITKDLLETCGELYNFKPGDDTTTVCIKVRKPCFVNMFTGPPANREFDSIVIKEFINSNGKKIICGGTAANIAERELKRKLKVNLNFSDKEVPPTAAMEGIDLITEGVLTLNKTVEKMKKYTDEIRENSHYDLELKGTDGVSSLLKILIEECTHLNLWVGKAVNPAHQNPNFPIDLSIKLKLVQELCSLMEKLGKNVHINYV, encoded by the coding sequence GTGGAACTTTTTGTAGATGCAGCTTATGGCACTTTAATTAAACATGGAGAAGAGCTCCCAGGTGATATGGTAAATGTCATAAGATTAGAAGATTGTACAATAGTAGTTATGGCAGATGGACTCGGCAGCGGAGTTAAAGCAAATATTCTTGCTACTTTAACATCTAAAATTGCAGGAACTATGCTCAAAGAAGGAGCAGATATATATGAAACAGTAGACACTATAGCTAATACTCTGCCCGTGTGTAAAGTAAGAAATATTGCTTATTCTACTTTTACTCTTATTAAAGTTTATGATAATGGACAAGCCTATATAGCGGAATATGATAATCCTCCTATTTTTGTTATAAGAAATGGGAAAAGTATGGATATTAAAAAAAATGAAATTGTCGTAAATGGGAAGATTATAAGGGAAAGCAACATATTGCTAGAAGAAAACGATATAATTACTATAGTAAGTGACGGAGTAGTACATGCAGGGCTTGGAAATATATTGAACTTTGGATGGCAGTGGAAAGATGTTGAAACTTATCTTAAGAAAAGATCACTTAACAATTTGAGTTCTCAAGAAATTACAAAAGATTTATTAGAGACATGTGGAGAATTATATAATTTTAAGCCGGGAGATGATACTACTACAGTATGTATAAAGGTTAGAAAACCATGTTTTGTAAATATGTTTACGGGACCTCCCGCAAATAGAGAATTTGATAGTATTGTCATAAAAGAATTTATAAATAGTAATGGTAAAAAAATAATATGTGGGGGGACTGCTGCCAATATTGCGGAGAGAGAACTTAAAAGAAAGCTTAAAGTTAATTTAAATTTCTCGGATAAAGAAGTACCACCTACTGCAGCTATGGAAGGTATAGATTTAATAACAGAAGGGGTATTAACTTTAAATAAAACTGTAGAAAAAATGAAAAAATATACAGATGAAATTAGAGAAAACAGTCATTATGATTTAGAATTGAAAGGAACTGATGGAGTTTCTTCTCTTCTCAAAATCCTTATTGAAGAATGTACACACTTAAATTTATGGGTTGGAAAAGCTGTGAATCCAGCTCATCAAAATCCAAACTTCCCTATAGATTTAAGTATAAAATTAAAATTAGTACAAGAATTATGCAGCTTAATGGAAAAACTAGGAAAAAATGTGCATATAAATTATGTATAG
- a CDS encoding NAD(P)H-dependent oxidoreductase subunit E: MYCNNLNDSCFCELEQFISNIEDKKGCLISVLHKAQNIFGYLSKDVQKFVAKKLDIPVSKVNGVVTFYSYFTEEPTGKYVINVCMGTACFVRGAGEILEEFQNKLGIKIGETTENGKFTIQVLRCVGACGLAPVVTVNDKVYGHFNKQMVEKLLDEYNQNE, from the coding sequence ATGTATTGTAATAATTTGAACGATTCTTGTTTTTGTGAACTAGAACAATTTATTAGCAATATTGAAGATAAAAAAGGTTGCTTAATTTCTGTTCTTCATAAAGCTCAAAATATATTTGGATATCTATCTAAAGATGTTCAAAAATTTGTAGCTAAGAAATTAGATATACCAGTTTCTAAGGTTAATGGTGTTGTTACTTTTTACTCATATTTTACTGAAGAACCTACTGGTAAATATGTTATAAATGTATGTATGGGAACTGCCTGCTTTGTCAGAGGTGCAGGAGAAATTCTTGAGGAGTTCCAAAATAAATTAGGAATTAAAATTGGTGAAACTACTGAAAATGGTAAATTTACTATACAAGTATTGAGATGTGTAGGTGCATGTGGTCTTGCCCCTGTAGTAACTGTAAACGATAAAGTTTATGGACATTTTAACAAACAAATGGTTGAAAAACTATTAGATGAGTACAACCAAAATGAATAG